A genome region from Falco biarmicus isolate bFalBia1 chromosome 11, bFalBia1.pri, whole genome shotgun sequence includes the following:
- the LRRC7 gene encoding leucine-rich repeat-containing protein 7 isoform X6, translated as MDARSRLHLCCLEMTTKRKIIGRLVPCRCFRGEEEIVSVLDYSHCGLQQVPKEVFNFERTLEELYLDANQIEELPKQLFNCQALRKLSIPDNDLSSLPTTIASLVNLKELDISKNGIQDFPENIKCCKCLTIIEASVNPVSKLPDGFTQLLNLTQLYLNDAFLEFLPANFGRLVKLRILELRENHLKTLPNI; from the exons TATGCTGTTTGGAGATGAcaaccaaaaggaaaattatcGGCCGCTTGGTGCCCTGCCGGTGTTTTCGTGGTGAAGAAGAAATCGTCTCGGTGTTAGATTACTCTCACTGTGGCCTGCAGCAGGTGCCAAAGGAGGTTTTTAACTTTGAACGGACATTAGAGGAGCTTTACCTAGATGCCAATCAAATTGAAGAGCTACCTAAG CAACTGTTCAACTGTCAAGCTTTACGCAAACTGAGTATACCAGACAATGACCTTTCAAGTCTGCCAACCACTATTGCTAGTTTAGTTAATCTCAAAGAACTTGATATCAGTAAAAACG GAATTCAAGACTTcccagaaaatattaaatgttgtAAGTGTTTAACAATTATTGAAGCCAGTGTCAATCCAGTCTCTAA GCTGCCAGATGGCTTCACACAACTTCTAAATTTGACCCAGCTCTATCTAAATGATGCCTTTTTGGAGTTTCTTCCAGCTAACTTTGGAAG ACTTGTCAAATTGCGAATTTTGGAGTTAAGAGAAAATCACTTGAAAACTCTACCAAA CATTTGA